GTAGATGTGCTGTTCTCGTGCATCCTATGATTGCTCGTTACTGAACATTCACGTGCGTGGTATGTCAGGACGCTCAAACTCGAATGGAGTACGAAGCCCGGCTGAAATTCCTGCGTGATGAAGCATCCAGAACCGAAGGAGCAAAAGCCAAGGGCAGGGCTGAAGGCATCCTTCACCCGCTACCGGAGATAAAGTGAGTCGGATGCGATCAAATTTCTAACGGTTGCCACAAAGGTTATTGCGGGGATTTTGCCGATTTTAAAATTGTAACGGGTCTGGTTGAGGTTATTTGGGCCATATGCCGATCTTTTATCGGATAATCCTTTAAATAGGCTCGCTCTCAACCGTAAGAATTTGAAAATGAGCATTTCGTGCGAAATAAGCTCTGTCACAACCGTTACATGCGAACAGCGTTCGGGTCGCAGCCCCGATCCTGCGTGCGGGCGAATCAGGGTTCGCCCGCATCGTCGGCCAACAAAAAAGAACCCCCGGCGGGGAGTTCTTCGAGAGGAGAGTCAGGCCACAGGCCATTTTTCCAGCGTGTAGGCCATCTCCCAAAACATCAGCTCATAACGGCTGCTGATCATAAAATGCGACTTCATCCGCTCGCGGTCCGCCTCCGATACTTGCGCGGCAATCTCGTCGAGCCGGTCGATCTGCTCCTGAACGAGCTCGCGGAACCATTCTCCGCCGTAGGCGGCAATCCATTCGCGGTAAATCGGCTCCTCCGGCGTCGCCCCCTTCAGCCGCTCGCCGATCTCGTAATACAGCCAATAGCAGGGCAATATCGCAGCGATAATATCGCCGAGATGCCCGGTGTATGCGGCGCGATACAGATGCGAAGTGTAGGCGTACGACGAAGGAGATGGCTCGAAGGCTCTGCGCTCTTCCTCGGTGATGTCAAGCAGCTTCGCGAACTTCTCATGCAGCGCCAGCTCGGCGTTGTAGGTGCCCTGCACATGGGCGGCCATCCGGCCCGAGGTGAACAGATCGCTCGCCTTGGCCGCACCGAGCGCTTGAACTTTGGCAAACTGGCTTAAATAATAAGCGTCGTTCAGCACATAATGCCTGAAGCTGGATAAAGGCAAGGAGCCGTCGGCGATGCCTGTGACAAACGGGTGGTCGAAGCTCGCCTGCCATACGGCATCCGCTTCCTTGCGCAGCTGATCGGAAAATTTCATGGACCAATACCTCCTAAAATTGTTTTGCGGAGCGAGCCGGTTTCGGCACAACGCCTTACGGCGAATACCGCACATCCGTCACAGCCAGCAGCGGCAGATGGTGCCCTGCATACAAGGCCAAAGCGGCCGCCAGCATCCAATACGCCGCAAATACCGCGTCGTTGCCGGAAAAACCGGTCTCGTAATAGTACGTTCTCGCCTGCCCCGACGAAAAACGTTTCGCTTCCATCGCAACCGCGATCCGCTGTGCCCGGCGAATGCTCTGCGCCAGCAGCGGGATTGCATACATTTTCAAACGGTCGAACACGCCGGCCAGCCCGCGCCGATAACGGACGCCGCGCACTTTCAGCGCCTGGCGCAAAATTTGGAATTCGTCCATCATGATCGGGATGAGCCTCATCGCCGCCATAAAGCTGTAGGCGTACTTCGCCGGAAGCTTCGCCTGCTGCATCAGCGAGTAAAACAGCAGCACCGGGCGCGTCGTCAGCGCAAAGAGCAGGCCGACCGCGGCGAAGTTGACCGTTTTCAGACCGACGTGCATGCCCCGGATAAAGCTCTCTTCGGATATGCGGATCAGTCCCCACTTGAACCAAACGGTGTCGCCTTTTCCGAAAAACGTCATCGACACCGATGAGGAGACGAACAGCAGCACGAACGGCAGCGACAAAAGCAGCACCCGGCGCCCCGGATGACCGGTAAAAAGCGCAAGCAGCACAAAGCCGAAAACCGTAAAATAAATCAGGATGTTGATGTTGTCCGTCATCAGCACGAACAGAAATACGACCAAACTAAGCGCAAGCTTCAAGGCGGGGTTGATCCGGTGAAGCCACGTCTCATTAAATGCAAAGGGCAGCATCCGGCCTCACCTCCCCACTTGCGGCGCGCTCCTGCAAAAACACGGCCGGCTCCGTATCGCGGATCAGCTTCCCCTGCCGCACGACCCAGACGCGCGTCGCAAAATGCCGGACGATGTCCATATCGTGGGTAACCATGATCAGTGTCGTCCCGAGCTGTCTCCACTCCTCCAGCTTCTCCAGCAGCGCGAACGTATTTTTCGCATCCTGGCCGAACGTCGGCTCGTCGAGCAGCATCGCCTGCCGGCCGCGAACCGCCGTGGCGGCGACGCTGAGCCTGCGCTTCTGGCCAAGCGACAGCTGGTACGGATGCCGCGTTTCCGTGCCGTCGAGCCCGAAACGCGCGAGCTGCCCGCGCACTTCAGCATCGAGCTGCGCCGCGGCGGCGTTATCGCTCCGCCCTTGCTCCATGCGAAGCGTATGGGCGATTTCATCGTGGACGGAGTTCGTCACAAACTGGAACTCCGGGTTTTGGAACACGAAGCCGAGCGCACCGGCGACGTCGTCGAACCGGCGGACTTCCCGGCCTTCCAGCCGGTAGCCCCCGCTTGTCGCGATGAGCTGCATCAACGCTTGCAGCAGCGTGCTTTTCCCGGCGCCGTTCTCGCCGACAACGGCGATCCACTCGCCCGCGGCGGCACGTGCCTCCGCCGCCTCGATGCGCGCGATTTTGCCGCCGCGGTAGCCGGCGAAATCGCGCAGCTCCAGCAGCGGAGCGGCCGCCGCGCCGCTGCCCGCACCTTGCGGCGGCGTCCCCGAGTCCGCCGCCGCAGCCGCTTCTCCGGACGCGCGCAGCGTCCGGAACCGCTCGCTCCCGGCGTAATCCTGCCATACGCCGGGGTACCAGATCCCGTATTCCGCGAGCAGCCGCTTGTGCTCGCGGAATACGGCCCCGGCTGCGCCGTCGGCGATAATCGCGCCCGCCGCGTCAAATATGACGACCCGATCGACGAAATCGATCACCTCGTCGATTTTATGCTCGACGATGACCACCGTCTTGCCTTGCCCGATGGATTTGATCGTCTCCCACACCATCTTGGTGCCCTCCGGATCGAGCAGTGCCGTCGGCTCGTCGAGAAACAGCGCCTCCGGCTGCAGCGCCATCACCGACGCGATCGCAAGCCGCTGCTTCATGCCCTGCGACAATGCCGCAATCGGGGTATGCAGATCGCCAAGCTGAAGACCTACACGCTCCAGCAGACCGCTCATCATCCCCCTCATGCGTTCCCGCGGCACCTGCAGGTTTTCCAGCACGAAAGCAAGCTCTTCATCGACGAACGGCATGCAAAACTGCGTATCCGGATCCTGAAACACATATCCCCACGATTCCGGAATGCGAATCCGCTCATATTTGAGCGGAATGTCGATCGAACCGGGGATAAGCCCGGTCAACACCTGCAGCAGCGTGCTTTTCCCGCAGCCGCTCGGACCGAGCAGCAGCACCTTCTGGCCGGGCTCCACCTGCAGCGTAAGATCCGCGAACAGAAGCCCGTCCGTGCCGGGAAATTTCAGCCGCAGCTTTTCCACACCCGCCGCGCCGGCGCTCATTTGAAATCCAGCGCCTTATAATCGTCTTGCGAAGCCGGACGCACAAGGCTCGTAACTCCCGTCGCTTCCAACGCCTTAACCAGATAGTAGGCGCAGATGCCCGTGAAGAACACCGAGCCGACAAAACGGAACACGATGTACAGCGCCAGGTTCCACGAAACGAGGTCGGCCATGGACCCTTTGTAAACGTCCATAACCAGCGACCCGGCGGCGGCGCCTACAGCGGCGAGACAGGCGGAAGACAGCGACGCCTTGCGGTAAGCGAAAAGAGCGAAGACAAGCTCAGCCCCCAAACCTTGCATAATGCCGTAGGTCAGCGCCTCCACGCCGTACTGCGAGCCCATGACAAGTTCACCGGAGGCCGCCGCAGCCTCGGCGAGCAGTGCAATACCGGGCTTGCGGATCAGCAAAAATGCGACGGTCGAGGCGATAAACCACATGCCGTAAACGAGCTGGTCCGCCTGAACTCCCACCAGCTTCACAACTTCGGATACCGGCCCCCACAGACGGTAAATCACCGCGAACAGAACCGCGATCACGACGGTGACCAAAATATCGGACAACTTGAGCTTCTTGGACATAACGCATGTTCACTCCCTTTTTAAATGAAATAAGCCCCTTCCGGAAAAGAAGGGGCGCCGCGCGGCATGATAACATGCTGCCCCTTCCTTGCCTCTGTCGGAGTAAAGCGGCAGCATAGTCCCGAGAAATCAAAAAACCACACGGAATAACCGCGTGGTCTTAAAAACTCGCACGTTTATCCTCTCTACGCTGGCATTACCCAGATCAGATTTACGGTCAGCGGCATACGGCCGCTATCTCAGCCTGACTTCATCAAGCCCCCGTGAAGCTTATTTGGTTTGTTTTTACAATACAACATGAATCCCGGTTTGCGCAACTGTTATTTTTTGGTGTTCAATAATGGAAAAGGACTCCCTTGCGGGAGCCCCTCCGACGGCGAATTAGTGTCGATCTTCCTATCCTCTACCTAGAGCCTCGGTTTACCTGCAACGTCCTTACTGTGGGGTACCACACTAACGAGTCTTTGGCACATCCCTCCGCTTCTATCTCGAGTCGGAAATCTCCTTGGAATGTTTCGTTGAAATGTTCAACGGAACCACACCTCTCTTTTTCACCGTCGAAGATAGTATGGACCGGCTCATCGTTTCATATGCATGGTCTTAAAAAAATATTTACAAATGCTGATGAACGAACCACATCATCGCTTCCTCGTGAAAAGGCAGCCCTTCGTGACCGTAATCGTGGTAAATCTTCAGCTCCTTCTCCGCGGCCAAATGGTTGTAGGCGGCAAAACACGTGGAAGGAGGGCATGTCGTATCCTGCAGCGTGATCGCCATTAAGGTGCGCGCTTTGATTCGGGGAGCAAAGTTCATCCCGTCAAAATAGCTGAGCGTCCGGTAAACCTGCTCTTCCTGCAAGTGCTCGGGATCGAAGCGGCGGAACCAGTTTTTGATCTCCGGGTACGGTCCGGTGCTGTGAATTTCCACGGAGCGCCGGAAGTCGCACAGAAACGGATAAACCGGCATCGCCACTTTGGGCCGATCATCAATGCCTGCAACGGCAAGCGTCAAGCCGCCGCCCTGGCTGCCGCCGTATACGGCTATGCGCGAAACGTCGATTTCCGGCCGGGCGCAAACAAAATCGAGTGCACGCACGCAGTCGATGTACACCTGCTTGTAATAATACGTGTTCGGATCGGCAATGCCGAGCGACATCCAGCCTACGGCGCTTCCTTCCGGGTAACGGGCGAGATCCGGGGTGAGGCCCCCCTGTCCTCTCGTATCGATCGCAAGCGCCGCAAGCCCCATCGACGCCCAATGCAGCAGCTCGTTCGGGCGCCCGCGGTTGCCGGAGTACCCGTGATAACGCACGATAACGGGCAGCGGCCCCTGAGCTTCTGCGGGAACGACATACCAGCCGTGCACCGGCGTGCCGTCCGCGCCGTCGTAAACGAGATCGTATACCTTTACGCTGGAGACGGGATATTCCACCTCCTGCAGCCGCGCATTGAGCGGAAACGTTCGGGATACCTCCAATTGACGCTGCCAAAACGAATCGAAATCTTTTTCCGCCGTAAGCTCGGGCCGGTATTCGCGAAGCTTGGCTAAGGGCAAGTCTACAAGTGGCATAACGGAACATCCTTTCGCTTGAAAAATGGCACGATTCCCAGTAAGAAACCCTTTTCATTGTACCAAATTTTTCGCCTCTGCCCACCGTTTTCCTGAAAATTTTCGGCGTTCGAAGATCCGAAACAATGGAAACCTTTGGACGCTGCCAAGCGTCTTAACAAATAATGGGCGCTGTCCATGCAAAAAATAACGAAAGGAACGGATGGATGCACATGAAAAGAACATTTGGCGCGCTAGCCCAAAGAGCGGCCGCCGCCGCACTCCTGATGGCGCTCCCTTGGGCAAATGCAGCCGGGGCGGAAGCTTCCGTCCCCTCCGTGATCACCGTAGTCAAGGAGGCGCCGTTTTATGCATCCGCGGGCGAAGAAACGCCGACAGGCCGGCTGAGTGCTTATCAGACCCTTAAGATCAAAGATACCGCAACCGCCGGAGGGGATATTTGGTACAAAATCGATACGTGGCTCGGAGAGCAATGGATTTCCCGAAGTTCGGGAGCCTTCGAAGGAGAGATCGAATCCGTCGCCTTTACCGCCCATACGCTTAGGGTAGAGCCGCTCTACGACACCCCTTCTCTGACCCCGCTGACGGAGCAGCGGATCGCTCCGCAGGAAATATACGTCACCGGCCGATACCACGATTGGTATCGCATTATGACCGCGGACCGGTCGGAAAAATGGCTCGACGAGCCGCTGCTGCTGGAGAACATCCGGGAAGAGCCCGCCGGCTTCGACATGCTGCTGACCCGCGAGACGCAGCTATATGAAGTTCCTTACTTAAAAAAATCGCCGATTGCGCTTGCGCCGCAAACCGTGCACGTCATAGCCGGTTGGGATACGGGGAAGGAGGGATACCGCTTCCGGGAAATCGTCTGGTACAAGATCGAGACGGACCAAGGTCCGCGCTGGGTGCTGCCGGCAGATGAAAAAATCGGCGTCAAGCCTGTGCATGAAACGGTCTCGCTGCCGACCGGAGGTTACGGCGTATCCGCGCCCGAAACGAACGACGAAGCCGTCTGGTTCGAGCCGGGTGCGAAGCTGGAGGCAATGGCGCGTTGGAACGGTTGGTTCCAGGTGAAAGCCAGCGGCGGACGGACGGTCTGGATTAACCCGGAGCGGTCGCTGCGGCTGCGGCCGCCGGGAACTGCACCTTCCCGCGTAACGCTGCAGCTGACCGGTGAGACGGCGGTTTATACGTACCCGAGTCCTAACGCCGTCGCTCATCCGAAAGGCTACTACGCTCCGCAGGAAGTCGAAAGCATCGCCAAGTGGTCCGGGGACGACCGGCTCGACTGGTACTTGTTCCGCGGAGCGGACGGAGATCTGTGGCTTCCGAAGCCGCGAAGCGCATCCGACCGGTCGCTGGTCGGCAGTTGGACCTTCCTCCGGCAGGATCCCGGCACGGGAAGCGGTAAAGGCGCCCCGTTTGTTATGGTTTTTGGCAAAAACTCGCAAAGACATGCATTTGAACGGCAGGAAGGCATTCCGTTCAGCTTGACGATCCTAAATGCCTCGAATTTGCCGACAGCTTTTTCGGAGCCGGTGGAATTCGAGCTGCAAATCTATAAACCGGGCGGCCCGTCCGCGGAAGACGCGGCAAAGCTGCCCGAACCGCACGATGTCGTGTGGACCCGCAAGCTGCCCCCGCTTCAATCGGCTTTTCCCGGACCGGGGGCCTATTCCATCCACATCGAGTGGGATCAGCGGGATGAAGGCGGCCATCCTGCGCCTCCCGGCGAATATTCGGCACGGATCGTGCCTGTCCCTATACGGTACGAAATCGGCGAAGGCCGGGAGGCAAGGTCTATGAGCAAAGAGGAGATGCAGGCGGCGCTCGGCGCCCCGGAGGTATTTGCGATTATGCCCGAATGATGCTGCCGGTTAACCGGGTCAGCCCCTTGCCGCAGCCCCTTATTTTAGGCTTTGCCTGTTGCGTTGCGGGTGGTTCTGTGTCAATATAACGTTGTGCCTATTTACGTTTTCAGGAAGAGAAAGGAACCGGTGACCTTAAATCATGAAGCCTTTGTTTCGGCTGCTTACCGAGCTGTCGTCCCGAAAAACCATATCCCGTCTGACAGGCGCCTTCGCCAAATCGAAAGCGAGCAAAGCGCTCATCCCCCGCTTTGCCAAGACATACGGAATTCGGGTGGAGGACGCTGAAAAACATATAAGCGAGTACGCTTCGCTGAACGAATTTTTTACGAGACGGCTGAAAAGCGGGCTGCGTCCGGTCGATACGGCTCAGAGTACTGTGGTCAGTCCCGTCGACGCGCTCATCACCGGAATGGGGCGGATCGAATCCGGCCAAATTCTCAATGTGAAAGGACAAGACTACACGATCGAGGAGCTGCTGAACCGCTCTCCCCGAATGGTCAGCTACGAACACGGATTTTATCTTGTGCTCTATCTCAGCCCGACCGACTATCACCGCATCCATTCTCCGGTCACCGGCGATATATTGGAAAAAGAACACGTGCCCGGCAAAGTGTACCCGGTCAACGATTTCGGATTGCGCCACATGCCCCGGGTGCTGAGCCGCAACGAACGGCTGATCACCTACATGCAGCATGAAAGCGGCGAGGTGGCGGTCGTCAAGGTAGCGGCGATGAACGTCAGCAGCATTCAGTACGTCGATCCGCTGCCCAATCATTTGGAACGAGGCGACGAGCTTGCTTATTTCGAATTCGGCTCGACCGTCGTGCTGCTGCTCGAAACGAATACGTTCGAATGCCGCAGCGACCTTGCGGTCGGCAGCAAAGTCCGGATGGGCGAAGCTCTCGGCAAGCTGCGTCCGAAGGCCTGATAGCCTTTCCGCGAAAAGGCTGGCTTCCATGTCCCGCTCCATAATAATTTTCACAGGAAAAAAGGACCTCCTTCTCCACATTGCCGTGGATTTGGGGTCCTTTCGTTCATAATCGGGGAAAACGTGCCTTTGCGGAAAATCATTTTAGCTGAGCGTATCCTGTGCCGGAAAGAACAAGGGACTCGGCTCGAGAGGCTCCTCCACAGGGATGCGTGGAATCGCCGCTGCTCTTACTTGCGCCGTCGTTGTGCTGATATCCCGCATAGCTTGCACATCCCCGGCCGCAGCGGCGAGCTGATACAGCGTGTTCAGGCTGCCGATCGCCTGCTCTTTGCCTGTCGTGCCGTTCGCCCAATTGCCCAGCACCCGCCGCTTCTCCTCCTCGATGAACCACTGCAGCGCTTTTCTCCTCATGGCTTGTACCTCCGCTGCTTGCTGACCCGGATGTCTGTAATGCCCGCATTATAGCCTATAAGGTATTTTTCGCCAAAAGGCCGCTAAACAAACGCTGTCTGCAAGATGCAGCGAAGCCGGAGCTGCCGAGACCATTTGCGCGTGCCGCCAATCTTCCGCGGAAACCGAAGCGAAACAGGGAAAACGGGAAATGACTCTTTCAATTTGTTCCGGCCGCATAGGAACCTCCTAAACCCAATTTGACCGCGGCACGCCGCATCGCTTCGACCCCCAGCTCCATCTGCTCCATGCTCAGCAGCTGAAACTGGAAATAGGCACCGTACCGGGGAAGCTTGCCGTCCTCCCCGATGCCTGCTGCTGACTCCGACCAAATAACGCCCGCCTCATTGCACGCTTCCCTATAGGCAGGGTAATGTTCCGGATCGCCCTTCCACCAACCGAATATATGAAGTCCGGCGTCGCCTTCCATCCACTCGAACAGATGGGCCAACCGTTCTTTCAACAGCTGCTGCAGATGCCAAAACTTGCGGCTGTAAATTCGTTTCATGCGGCGCAAATGCCGCTCGTAAAGTCCGCTCTGCATGAAGGCGGCGAGCGCCTTCTGCTCCGCAAGCCCGGTCGGCAGCGGCTCGAACAGCTCCTTCGCCCTGCAAAAAGGCGCGACCAGTCCGGCCGGCAGCACGGCATAACCGATGCGCAAAAAAGCCGGCATCGTTTTGGAAAAGCTGCCGATATAAACGACGCGGCCTTCGCTGTCGAGCGCCTTCAGCGGCTCGAGCGGACGCCCCCGGTGGCGGAATTCGCTGTCGTAATCGTCTTCGACGATCAGCGCCCCTCGCCCATTCGCCCAGCGCAGCAGCTCACGCCGCCGCTCGAGGGTGAGCACGGCGCCGGTCGGAAACTGCCGGCTCGGCGTCGCAAACAGCAGCTTCGCCTCCCATGGCGCCGGCACGATGCCGCGTTCGTCCACCGGCGCGTACACGCAAACGCCGCCGGCCGCCCGCACCGCCTTGCTTATGCCGTGGTAGCCCGGCTGCTCCAGCACCGCCGCATCTCCGCTGTCGATGACCAACTGCGCAAGCAAAGCGATGGCCTGCATCGAGCCGTTCACGATGACGATATGATCCGGGGAAGCGGCAATTCCCCGCGCCCGCTGCAAGTAGTGGGCCAGGCACTCCCGCAAGCGGCGGTCTCCTTGCGGCGTTTCCAGCCCGTACGCCAGCTCCCCGCTCGCCCTTCTCGCCTCTGCGTACAGGCAGCGGTTCCACTCAGCGGAAGGAAACCGGCTCAAATCGACGTGTCCGAAATGAAAATCGTACGGGTAAGCCGGACTCCTCATCCTCGCTCTTGGCGGTTCGGCTTGCTCCGCACGTTTTCCCCAAGCCGACAGCAAGTCCGCTCCGGACGAATTACCGGTCACGCCGGCCGTATTTCTTTGCCCGAAGGATACGAAAGTTCCTTTTCCCGTCTCCGTCCTTACATAGCCGTCGGCGGCCAGCATATCGTAGACCTGGCTTACCGTGCCCCGTGCGAGATCATACTGCGCGGCCAGCTCGCGGCTGGAAGGCAGCTTGCTGCCGTGCGCTGCGGTCCCTTGCAATATCATATCTTTAAGCGCATGATACAGCGCGTCGGTTTTCGTACCGTACTCCTGCAAATACGTGCTCAACGGCACATGAAACATAAGCCAGCCTCTCCTCTTTAGTGGACCAATAAAAAACTGCAAAATTGGATCTTCTGATAAGCCAATATTTCTTATATTCTAATTCCAATTTCACAACTTTGTCGAGGAGGAATTGCAGGATGAGAAGAAGCGAATTTGCGATGATGAATGCGGAGGAGACAAGCTTGTTTTTGAACGAGATGAGCTTCGGGTATTTGGGAACGGTCGGGGAGGACGGCTGGCCGCTGCTGACGCCTCTCAACTTTGTGTATCACGGGGGAGCCGTCTACTTTCACGGCAGCAGGGCCGGAGCCAAAATGGCCAACCTGAAAGCGCGGCCCAAGGTCACTTTTGCCGTGGCCAAGGAATATGCGCTCATTCCTTCCTACGTATTGGATCCGAAGCTGGCTTGCCCGGCAACCGCTTATTTTAAATCGGTGTTGATTCGCGGTTATGCCGAAAACGTCCAGGATCCGCACGTGAAAGCGGAGGCGCTGACCGCGTTTATGCAAAAGCTGCAGCCGGAGGGCGGCTACGATCCGATCGATCCGGCGGATAAACATTACGGCCCGCGGCTTGCCGGCGTTGCCATCGTGAAAATTCACGTCGAAGAATTGACCGCCAAATACAAATTCGGGCAAAACTTAAGCGAGCAGGACCGCGGCAAAGTGATTCATGCGCTGGAGGAGCGGCATCGGGAGCTCGACGAGGAAACGGCTGCGCTGATGCGCCAATATTGCCCACACCATAAGGAGCGGGAGAATTGACGGTAGTCCGTTAATTCACAATACACAGGACCACCCGCGATTCCAAAAAAAATCCCCGAGGCCTTTGAGCCCACGGGGATTTGTGTCTTGCACTCCATTATTTCAGTTCCGTCATCGCTACCGGGTCCATGTCGGAGAACTCCTGGTTTTCGCCGGCCATGCCCCAGATGAACGTGTAGTTGTTCGTGCCTACGCCGCTGTGAATCGACCAGCTCGGGGAGATGATCGCCTGTTCATTGCGCACGACCAGATGGCGGGTTTCCGTAGGTTCGCCCATCATGTGGAATACGACTCCGTCAGCCGGCATATCGAAGTAGAGGTACACTTCGGAGCGGCGGTTGTGCGTATGGCAAGGCATCGTGTTCCACATGTT
The window above is part of the Paenibacillus hamazuiensis genome. Proteins encoded here:
- the tenA gene encoding thiaminase II, with protein sequence MKFSDQLRKEADAVWQASFDHPFVTGIADGSLPLSSFRHYVLNDAYYLSQFAKVQALGAAKASDLFTSGRMAAHVQGTYNAELALHEKFAKLLDITEEERRAFEPSPSSYAYTSHLYRAAYTGHLGDIIAAILPCYWLYYEIGERLKGATPEEPIYREWIAAYGGEWFRELVQEQIDRLDEIAAQVSEADRERMKSHFMISSRYELMFWEMAYTLEKWPVA
- a CDS encoding energy-coupling factor transporter transmembrane component T family protein, which gives rise to MLPFAFNETWLHRINPALKLALSLVVFLFVLMTDNINILIYFTVFGFVLLALFTGHPGRRVLLLSLPFVLLFVSSSVSMTFFGKGDTVWFKWGLIRISEESFIRGMHVGLKTVNFAAVGLLFALTTRPVLLFYSLMQQAKLPAKYAYSFMAAMRLIPIMMDEFQILRQALKVRGVRYRRGLAGVFDRLKMYAIPLLAQSIRRAQRIAVAMEAKRFSSGQARTYYYETGFSGNDAVFAAYWMLAAALALYAGHHLPLLAVTDVRYSP
- a CDS encoding ABC transporter ATP-binding protein, producing MSAGAAGVEKLRLKFPGTDGLLFADLTLQVEPGQKVLLLGPSGCGKSTLLQVLTGLIPGSIDIPLKYERIRIPESWGYVFQDPDTQFCMPFVDEELAFVLENLQVPRERMRGMMSGLLERVGLQLGDLHTPIAALSQGMKQRLAIASVMALQPEALFLDEPTALLDPEGTKMVWETIKSIGQGKTVVIVEHKIDEVIDFVDRVVIFDAAGAIIADGAAGAVFREHKRLLAEYGIWYPGVWQDYAGSERFRTLRASGEAAAAADSGTPPQGAGSGAAAAPLLELRDFAGYRGGKIARIEAAEARAAAGEWIAVVGENGAGKSTLLQALMQLIATSGGYRLEGREVRRFDDVAGALGFVFQNPEFQFVTNSVHDEIAHTLRMEQGRSDNAAAAQLDAEVRGQLARFGLDGTETRHPYQLSLGQKRRLSVAATAVRGRQAMLLDEPTFGQDAKNTFALLEKLEEWRQLGTTLIMVTHDMDIVRHFATRVWVVRQGKLIRDTEPAVFLQERAASGEVRPDAALCI
- a CDS encoding ECF transporter S component; this translates as MSKKLKLSDILVTVVIAVLFAVIYRLWGPVSEVVKLVGVQADQLVYGMWFIASTVAFLLIRKPGIALLAEAAAASGELVMGSQYGVEALTYGIMQGLGAELVFALFAYRKASLSSACLAAVGAAAGSLVMDVYKGSMADLVSWNLALYIVFRFVGSVFFTGICAYYLVKALEATGVTSLVRPASQDDYKALDFK
- a CDS encoding acetylxylan esterase, whose protein sequence is MPLVDLPLAKLREYRPELTAEKDFDSFWQRQLEVSRTFPLNARLQEVEYPVSSVKVYDLVYDGADGTPVHGWYVVPAEAQGPLPVIVRYHGYSGNRGRPNELLHWASMGLAALAIDTRGQGGLTPDLARYPEGSAVGWMSLGIADPNTYYYKQVYIDCVRALDFVCARPEIDVSRIAVYGGSQGGGLTLAVAGIDDRPKVAMPVYPFLCDFRRSVEIHSTGPYPEIKNWFRRFDPEHLQEEQVYRTLSYFDGMNFAPRIKARTLMAITLQDTTCPPSTCFAAYNHLAAEKELKIYHDYGHEGLPFHEEAMMWFVHQHL
- the asd gene encoding archaetidylserine decarboxylase (Phosphatidylserine decarboxylase is synthesized as a single chain precursor. Generation of the pyruvoyl active site from a Ser is coupled to cleavage of a Gly-Ser bond between the larger (beta) and smaller (alpha chains). It is an integral membrane protein.) — its product is MKPLFRLLTELSSRKTISRLTGAFAKSKASKALIPRFAKTYGIRVEDAEKHISEYASLNEFFTRRLKSGLRPVDTAQSTVVSPVDALITGMGRIESGQILNVKGQDYTIEELLNRSPRMVSYEHGFYLVLYLSPTDYHRIHSPVTGDILEKEHVPGKVYPVNDFGLRHMPRVLSRNERLITYMQHESGEVAVVKVAAMNVSSIQYVDPLPNHLERGDELAYFEFGSTVVLLLETNTFECRSDLAVGSKVRMGEALGKLRPKA
- a CDS encoding PLP-dependent aminotransferase family protein; protein product: MFHVPLSTYLQEYGTKTDALYHALKDMILQGTAAHGSKLPSSRELAAQYDLARGTVSQVYDMLAADGYVRTETGKGTFVSFGQRNTAGVTGNSSGADLLSAWGKRAEQAEPPRARMRSPAYPYDFHFGHVDLSRFPSAEWNRCLYAEARRASGELAYGLETPQGDRRLRECLAHYLQRARGIAASPDHIVIVNGSMQAIALLAQLVIDSGDAAVLEQPGYHGISKAVRAAGGVCVYAPVDERGIVPAPWEAKLLFATPSRQFPTGAVLTLERRRELLRWANGRGALIVEDDYDSEFRHRGRPLEPLKALDSEGRVVYIGSFSKTMPAFLRIGYAVLPAGLVAPFCRAKELFEPLPTGLAEQKALAAFMQSGLYERHLRRMKRIYSRKFWHLQQLLKERLAHLFEWMEGDAGLHIFGWWKGDPEHYPAYREACNEAGVIWSESAAGIGEDGKLPRYGAYFQFQLLSMEQMELGVEAMRRAAVKLGLGGSYAAGTN
- a CDS encoding pyridoxamine 5'-phosphate oxidase family protein, which encodes MRRSEFAMMNAEETSLFLNEMSFGYLGTVGEDGWPLLTPLNFVYHGGAVYFHGSRAGAKMANLKARPKVTFAVAKEYALIPSYVLDPKLACPATAYFKSVLIRGYAENVQDPHVKAEALTAFMQKLQPEGGYDPIDPADKHYGPRLAGVAIVKIHVEELTAKYKFGQNLSEQDRGKVIHALEERHRELDEETAALMRQYCPHHKEREN